From a region of the Streptomyces sp. NBC_01454 genome:
- a CDS encoding NCS1 family nucleobase:cation symporter-1 gives MPATPSPVPPDLPIAPPGQLTAPDGRVEPAPGAIALHGRYVNDDLRPVPLAERRWTTYNFTALWVGMAHNIPSWTLASGLVALGMDWLQAVFTIALANVVVLVPMLLTGHAGPKYGIPFPVLARASFGLRGANLPALVRAAVACCWFGIQTWIGGQGIYILLGKIFGGGWAEAASVGGYPWTLWFCFLVFWAVELAIIHRGMETLRRFENWAAPFVLVGALALLGWMAYKAGGFGPLLDQPSALGWGHDFWKVFFPSLMGMIGFWATLSLNIPDFTRFGAGQRAQVWGQTLGLPTTMTAFALLSVLVTSGSQAVYGTPIWDPVALAGKSDSVFGLLFALVTVLIATISVNIAANVVSPAYDLAHLAPKLITFRRGALITGVVGVVILPWKLTATPELYIFTWLGVVGGLLGTVAGILIADYWIIRRTVLDLADLYRPGGRYWYAAGWNWRAVLAFAVGGLLAVGGSYSRPGKGPFPTDGLIPFLRPLADYGWAVGLCTALALYTLLMTAAPGHGRRPA, from the coding sequence ATGCCCGCTACCCCCTCACCCGTGCCGCCGGACCTCCCCATAGCGCCGCCCGGGCAGCTCACCGCCCCGGACGGCCGCGTCGAACCCGCACCGGGCGCCATCGCCCTGCACGGCCGCTACGTCAACGACGACCTGCGGCCCGTCCCCCTGGCCGAACGCCGCTGGACCACCTACAACTTCACCGCCCTGTGGGTCGGCATGGCCCACAACATCCCCTCCTGGACGCTCGCCTCCGGCCTGGTCGCGCTCGGCATGGACTGGCTGCAGGCGGTCTTCACCATCGCCCTGGCCAACGTCGTCGTCCTGGTCCCGATGCTGCTCACCGGACACGCGGGCCCCAAGTACGGCATCCCCTTCCCCGTCCTGGCCCGGGCGTCGTTCGGGCTGCGCGGCGCCAACCTGCCCGCGCTGGTGCGTGCCGCCGTGGCCTGCTGCTGGTTCGGCATCCAGACCTGGATCGGCGGCCAGGGCATCTACATCCTGCTGGGCAAGATCTTCGGCGGTGGCTGGGCCGAGGCGGCCTCCGTCGGCGGCTACCCCTGGACCCTCTGGTTCTGCTTCCTGGTCTTCTGGGCCGTCGAACTCGCCATCATCCACCGGGGCATGGAGACCCTGCGCCGCTTCGAGAACTGGGCCGCGCCCTTCGTCCTCGTCGGCGCGCTGGCGCTGCTGGGCTGGATGGCGTACAAGGCGGGCGGCTTCGGTCCGCTCCTGGACCAGCCGAGCGCACTGGGCTGGGGCCACGACTTCTGGAAGGTCTTCTTCCCCTCCCTCATGGGCATGATCGGCTTCTGGGCCACCCTGTCCCTCAACATCCCCGACTTCACCCGCTTCGGCGCCGGACAGCGGGCCCAGGTCTGGGGACAGACCCTGGGCCTGCCGACCACGATGACGGCGTTCGCCCTGCTCTCGGTCCTGGTCACCTCCGGCTCACAGGCGGTGTACGGGACGCCGATCTGGGACCCGGTCGCCCTGGCCGGGAAGTCCGACAGCGTCTTCGGCCTGCTCTTCGCGCTGGTCACGGTCCTGATCGCGACGATCTCCGTCAACATCGCCGCCAATGTGGTCTCGCCCGCCTACGACCTGGCCCATCTGGCGCCGAAGCTCATCACCTTCCGCCGGGGTGCGCTGATCACCGGCGTGGTCGGCGTGGTCATCCTGCCGTGGAAGCTCACCGCCACCCCCGAGCTGTACATCTTCACCTGGCTCGGGGTGGTCGGCGGGCTGCTCGGCACGGTCGCCGGCATCCTCATCGCCGACTACTGGATCATCCGCCGCACCGTCCTGGACCTCGCCGACCTCTACCGTCCCGGCGGCCGCTACTGGTACGCGGCCGGCTGGAACTGGCGGGCCGTCCTCGCCTTCGCCGTCGGCGGACTGCTCGCGGTCGGCGGCTCGTACTCCCGCCCCGGCAAGGGCCCGTTCCCCACCGACGGCCTGATCCCGTTCCTCAGACCACTGGCCGACTACGGCTGGGCGGTCGGCCTGTGCACCGCCCTGGCTCTCTACACGCTGCTCATGACCGCCGCACCCGGACACGGCCGCCGGCCGGCCTGA
- the hydA gene encoding dihydropyrimidinase: protein MVGRTLIRGGLVITAADEIHADVLVEEGRIAALAAHGSPGAESWAGAADRVLDATGKYVIPGGVDAHTHLDFPFGGTFSSDNFETGTRAAAWGGTTTLIDFAVQSRGKSLRDGLDTWHGKSDAQCAIDYAFHMILSDVNEHTLKELDLLVAEGVTSFKLFTAYPGVFYSDDGQILRAMQRSADNGGLVMMHAENGIAIDVLVEQALAEGKTDPRYHGEVRRVLLEAEATHRTIQLARVAGAPLYVVHVSAEEALAEIAQARDKGLNVFGETCPQYLFLSTDNLAEPDFEGAKYVCSTPLRPREHQEALWRGLRTNDLQVVSTDHCPFCFQGQKELGRGDFSKIPNGMPGVEHRMDLLHQGVVEGRISRRRWIEIACATPARMFGLYPKKGTIAPGADADIVLYDPTAEQTLSAETHHMNVDYSPYEGKRLTGRVETVLSRGELVIDRREFTGHAGHGQYIPRGTCQYLI from the coding sequence ATGGTGGGACGTACGCTCATCCGGGGCGGACTGGTGATCACCGCCGCCGATGAGATCCACGCCGATGTCCTGGTGGAGGAGGGCCGGATCGCCGCCCTCGCCGCACACGGCAGTCCCGGCGCGGAGAGCTGGGCCGGGGCGGCGGACCGGGTCCTCGACGCCACCGGCAAATATGTCATTCCGGGCGGCGTCGACGCACACACCCACCTGGACTTCCCCTTCGGCGGGACCTTCTCCTCCGACAACTTCGAGACCGGGACCCGCGCCGCGGCCTGGGGCGGCACCACCACCCTCATCGACTTCGCGGTGCAGTCCCGCGGCAAGTCGCTCCGCGACGGCCTGGACACCTGGCACGGCAAGTCCGACGCCCAATGCGCCATCGACTACGCGTTCCACATGATCCTCTCGGACGTCAACGAGCACACCCTCAAGGAGCTGGACCTCCTGGTGGCGGAGGGCGTCACCTCCTTCAAACTGTTCACCGCCTACCCCGGGGTCTTCTACAGCGACGACGGGCAGATCCTGCGGGCCATGCAGCGCTCGGCCGACAACGGCGGGCTGGTGATGATGCACGCCGAGAACGGCATCGCCATCGACGTCCTGGTCGAACAGGCGCTGGCCGAGGGGAAGACCGACCCGCGCTACCACGGCGAGGTCCGCCGGGTCCTCCTCGAGGCCGAGGCCACCCACCGCACCATCCAGCTGGCGCGGGTCGCCGGCGCACCGCTCTACGTCGTCCACGTCTCCGCCGAGGAGGCCCTCGCCGAGATCGCCCAGGCCCGCGACAAGGGGCTGAACGTCTTCGGCGAGACCTGCCCGCAGTATCTGTTCCTGTCCACCGACAACCTCGCCGAGCCGGACTTCGAGGGCGCCAAGTACGTCTGCTCCACACCGCTGCGGCCCCGTGAGCACCAGGAGGCGCTGTGGCGGGGGCTGCGCACCAACGACCTCCAGGTGGTCTCCACCGACCACTGCCCCTTCTGCTTCCAGGGGCAGAAGGAGCTCGGCCGCGGTGACTTCTCCAAGATCCCCAACGGGATGCCGGGTGTGGAGCACCGGATGGACCTCCTCCACCAGGGTGTCGTGGAGGGCCGGATCAGCCGCCGGCGCTGGATCGAGATCGCCTGCGCCACCCCGGCGCGGATGTTCGGCCTCTACCCGAAGAAGGGCACCATCGCCCCCGGTGCCGACGCCGACATCGTCCTCTACGACCCCACCGCCGAGCAGACCCTCTCCGCCGAGACCCACCACATGAACGTCGACTACTCGCCGTACGAGGGCAAGCGGCTCACCGGCCGGGTGGAGACGGTCCTCTCCCGGGGTGAACTCGTCATCGACCGGCGGGAGTTCACCGGGCACGCGGGGCACGGCCAGTACATCCCGCGCGGCACCTGCCAGTACCTCATCTAA
- a CDS encoding ABC transporter substrate-binding protein has product MDQSTPWEFSDDRGRLAVAGERPYRIVAYIQAGATLWDHGIRPVGLFGSPHDGAAPDPAKSGELPLAEIDYLGAGHALHPDAVLAAEPDLVVAVTYDGEQVYGLEQKTAQELETHVPLATVAVGPGRSLAEVRERFAALAGSLGRGEPLGTARELDAAEDALRQAAGGAVRPRVLALSPAGPERVHLARPGSWPELRALTEHGVGLLEPAAGAGLNWTTVGWADAAAMDPDIVLMDVRGNAARPGELRTDEHWRAIEARARLLPWNPEAPCSRRAHTRFLTLVAETVRESAARA; this is encoded by the coding sequence ATGGACCAGAGCACACCGTGGGAGTTCTCCGACGACCGGGGGCGACTCGCGGTGGCCGGGGAGCGGCCGTACCGGATCGTGGCGTACATACAGGCGGGGGCGACGCTGTGGGACCACGGGATACGACCCGTGGGGCTGTTCGGGTCCCCGCACGACGGCGCCGCCCCCGACCCCGCCAAGAGCGGGGAGCTGCCGCTCGCCGAGATCGACTACCTCGGCGCGGGCCACGCGCTGCACCCGGACGCCGTGCTGGCGGCCGAGCCGGATCTGGTGGTGGCGGTGACCTACGACGGCGAGCAGGTCTACGGGCTGGAGCAGAAGACGGCGCAGGAGCTGGAGACGCATGTCCCGCTCGCCACGGTCGCGGTGGGCCCCGGCCGCAGCCTGGCCGAGGTGCGCGAACGGTTCGCGGCGCTCGCCGGCTCGCTGGGCCGCGGCGAACCCCTCGGCACCGCACGTGAGTTGGACGCCGCGGAGGACGCCCTGCGGCAGGCGGCCGGCGGCGCGGTACGGCCGCGGGTGCTGGCGCTGTCGCCCGCGGGTCCCGAGCGGGTGCATCTGGCGCGGCCCGGCTCGTGGCCGGAGCTGCGGGCACTGACCGAACACGGGGTGGGTCTGCTGGAGCCGGCGGCGGGGGCCGGGCTGAACTGGACCACGGTCGGCTGGGCGGACGCCGCGGCGATGGACCCGGACATCGTGCTGATGGATGTGCGGGGCAACGCCGCGCGGCCCGGGGAGCTGCGCACCGATGAACACTGGCGCGCGATCGAGGCCCGGGCCCGGCTGCTGCCGTGGAACCCGGAGGCCCCGTGCAGCCGGCGGGCGCACACCCGCTTCCTCACCCTGGTGGCCGAGACGGTCCGGGAGTCGGCGGCGCGGGCGTAG
- a CDS encoding MarR family winged helix-turn-helix transcriptional regulator, whose product MPEKDLERLATELGSAVSLLMRQMRIASPHGELTPSQRSAISRIDAEGEATIAALARAERVRPQSMRATVGALEERGVLTRSPHPTDGRQVVFSLTEEGRRMLAVVRQAKHNWLAVAIADRLTPEEQRTLATATELMRRLMPQ is encoded by the coding sequence ATGCCGGAAAAGGACCTCGAACGCCTCGCGACGGAGCTGGGCTCCGCCGTCTCCCTGCTCATGCGGCAGATGCGCATCGCCTCGCCGCACGGCGAGCTCACCCCGAGCCAGCGCTCGGCGATCTCCCGCATCGACGCCGAGGGCGAGGCCACCATCGCCGCCCTGGCCCGCGCCGAACGGGTCCGCCCGCAGTCCATGCGGGCGACCGTCGGGGCGCTGGAGGAGCGCGGCGTCCTCACCCGCAGCCCGCATCCGACGGACGGCCGCCAGGTCGTCTTCTCCCTCACCGAGGAGGGCCGCCGGATGCTCGCCGTCGTGCGCCAGGCCAAGCACAACTGGCTGGCGGTGGCCATCGCCGACCGGCTGACCCCCGAGGAGCAGCGGACCCTCGCGACGGCCACCGAGCTGATGCGGCGGCTGATGCCGCAATGA
- a CDS encoding aspartate aminotransferase family protein encodes MTQQPHEPASLHARHQAVLPSWLSLYYERPLELTHGEGRHVWDSDGNRYLDFFGGILTTMTAHALPEVTKAVSEQAGRIIHTSTLYLSRPMVDLAERIVALSGIPDARVFFTTSGTEANDAALLLATTHRRSNQILAMRNSYHGRSFSTVGITGNQSWSPTSLSPLQTLYVHGGVRSRGPYAAMSDAEYTAACVADLEDMLQQTAGGVAALIAEPVQGIGGFTMPPDGLYAAFREVLARHGILWISDEVQTGWGRTGDHFWGWQAHAENGPPDLLTFAKGIGNGMAIGGVVARAEVMNSLTANSISTFGGSPVTMAAGLANLNYLLEHDLQGNARRVGGLLIERLRAVTAGLDVVREVRGRGLMIGIELVRPGTDERAPEAASLVMEAARERGLLVGKGGQGGASLRIAPPMTLTVAEAEEGAALLADALQAAQGMLTPS; translated from the coding sequence GTGACCCAGCAGCCCCACGAGCCGGCGAGCCTGCACGCCCGCCACCAGGCCGTCCTGCCCTCCTGGCTCAGCCTCTACTACGAGCGGCCGCTCGAACTCACCCACGGCGAGGGCCGGCACGTCTGGGACTCCGACGGCAACCGCTACCTCGACTTCTTCGGCGGCATCCTCACCACCATGACGGCCCATGCGCTGCCCGAGGTGACCAAGGCCGTCAGCGAGCAGGCCGGCCGCATCATCCACACCTCGACGCTCTATCTCTCCCGCCCCATGGTCGACCTGGCCGAGCGGATCGTGGCGCTGTCCGGCATCCCCGACGCCCGGGTCTTCTTCACCACCTCCGGCACGGAGGCCAACGACGCGGCCCTGCTGCTGGCCACCACGCACCGCCGCTCCAACCAGATCCTGGCGATGCGCAACAGCTACCACGGCCGCTCCTTCTCCACCGTCGGCATCACCGGCAACCAGAGCTGGTCGCCGACCAGCCTCTCGCCGCTGCAGACCCTCTATGTGCACGGCGGGGTGCGCAGCCGCGGCCCGTACGCCGCGATGAGCGACGCCGAGTACACCGCGGCCTGCGTCGCCGACCTGGAGGACATGCTCCAGCAGACCGCGGGCGGCGTCGCCGCGCTGATCGCCGAGCCGGTCCAGGGCATCGGCGGGTTCACCATGCCGCCGGACGGCCTGTACGCCGCCTTCCGCGAGGTGCTCGCCCGGCACGGCATCCTCTGGATCAGCGACGAGGTGCAGACCGGCTGGGGCCGCACCGGCGACCACTTCTGGGGCTGGCAGGCGCACGCCGAGAACGGCCCGCCGGACCTGCTCACCTTCGCCAAGGGCATCGGCAACGGCATGGCCATCGGCGGCGTGGTGGCCCGCGCCGAGGTGATGAACTCGCTCACCGCGAACTCCATCTCCACCTTCGGCGGCAGCCCCGTCACCATGGCCGCGGGCCTCGCCAACCTCAACTACCTGCTCGAACACGATCTCCAGGGCAACGCCCGGCGGGTCGGCGGACTGCTCATCGAACGGCTGCGGGCGGTGACCGCCGGCCTCGACGTCGTACGGGAAGTGCGCGGCCGCGGCCTGATGATCGGCATCGAACTCGTCCGTCCCGGCACCGACGAGCGCGCGCCCGAGGCCGCGTCACTGGTGATGGAGGCCGCCCGGGAGCGCGGTCTGCTGGTCGGCAAGGGAGGCCAGGGCGGCGCCTCGCTGCGCATCGCGCCCCCGATGACGCTGACCGTCGCCGAGGCGGAAGAGGGCGCGGCACTGCTCGCGGACGCCCTCCAGGCGGCCCAGGGGATGCTGACGCCGTCCTAG
- a CDS encoding lipoate--protein ligase family protein translates to MHGEYKVPGGKLVVVDLEVVDGALRQVRVSGDFFLEPDEALSDINRSLEGAAADTDARVLAARIDAALPAGAVLFGFSSEAVGIAVRRALAGATDWTDHDWQILHDGPQHPALHMALDEVLTTEVATGRRPPTLRVWEWDRPAVIIGSFQSLRNEVDPGGAEKHGVTVVRRISGGGAMFVEPQSTITYSLSVPQTLVQGLSFAESYAYLDDWVLGALGDMGITAWYKPLNDIATDAGKIAGAAQKRVVTGAGAVLHHVTMAYDIDAEKMVEVLRIGREKLSDKGIASARKRVDPLRRQTGLPRAEVIDRMIASFRARFGGSDGTVSDAELTRARQLAADKFSSREWTARVP, encoded by the coding sequence GTGCACGGTGAATACAAGGTGCCGGGCGGCAAGCTCGTGGTGGTCGATCTGGAAGTCGTGGACGGCGCGCTGCGTCAGGTGCGGGTCTCCGGGGACTTCTTCCTGGAACCCGACGAGGCACTGTCGGACATCAACCGCTCCCTGGAGGGCGCCGCCGCCGACACCGACGCGCGCGTACTGGCGGCCCGGATCGACGCGGCCCTTCCTGCCGGTGCCGTGCTGTTCGGCTTCAGCAGCGAGGCCGTGGGAATCGCCGTGCGCCGCGCGCTCGCGGGTGCCACGGACTGGACGGACCACGACTGGCAGATCCTTCACGACGGCCCCCAACACCCCGCGCTCCACATGGCGTTGGACGAGGTCCTGACGACCGAGGTCGCGACGGGCCGCCGCCCGCCGACGCTGCGGGTATGGGAATGGGACCGCCCCGCCGTGATCATCGGCAGCTTCCAGTCGCTGCGCAACGAGGTCGACCCCGGCGGAGCCGAGAAACACGGCGTGACGGTCGTGCGGCGGATCTCCGGCGGCGGCGCCATGTTCGTGGAGCCGCAGAGCACCATCACGTACTCGCTGAGCGTGCCGCAGACGCTGGTGCAGGGGCTGTCGTTCGCCGAGAGCTACGCCTACCTGGACGACTGGGTGCTGGGCGCGCTCGGCGACATGGGCATCACGGCTTGGTACAAGCCGCTCAACGACATCGCGACGGACGCCGGGAAGATCGCGGGGGCGGCGCAGAAACGGGTGGTGACGGGCGCGGGGGCGGTGCTGCACCACGTCACGATGGCGTACGACATCGATGCGGAGAAGATGGTCGAGGTGCTGCGGATCGGCCGGGAGAAGCTGTCGGACAAGGGCATCGCCAGCGCCAGGAAGCGGGTGGATCCGCTGCGCCGCCAGACCGGACTGCCGCGCGCCGAGGTCATCGACCGGATGATCGCGTCGTTCCGGGCACGCTTCGGCGGGTCGGACGGCACGGTCTCGGACGCGGAACTGACCCGTGCCCGGCAGCTGGCCGCGGACAAGTTCAGCTCCCGGGAGTGGACGGCGCGCGTGCCCTGA
- a CDS encoding SIR2 family NAD-dependent protein deacylase, which translates to MTGTDVSPDQSPRRPLVAILTGAGISTDSGIPDYRGPNGLWRRDPEAEKLVTYDVYMSDPEIRRRSWRMRQESPAFRARPNAGHEAVARLERSGTPVRVITQNVDGLHQLAGVPARKVLELHGTVRAVVCTRCHARSSMAEALERVAAGEPDPACPVCGGILKSATVMFGERLDPQVLGTALGVAKAAEVFLAVGSTLQVQPAASLAGVAADHGARLIIVNSEPTPYDDRADEVIREPIGTALPRLLEGLTAGR; encoded by the coding sequence ATGACCGGCACCGATGTGTCCCCCGACCAGTCGCCCCGCCGCCCCCTCGTCGCGATCCTCACCGGGGCGGGGATCTCCACCGACTCCGGGATCCCCGACTATCGCGGGCCGAACGGGCTGTGGCGGCGGGATCCGGAGGCGGAGAAGCTCGTCACCTACGACGTGTACATGAGCGATCCGGAGATCCGGCGGCGCTCGTGGCGGATGCGGCAGGAGAGCCCGGCGTTCCGGGCGCGGCCGAATGCCGGGCACGAGGCGGTGGCCCGGCTGGAGCGGTCCGGGACGCCGGTGCGGGTGATCACGCAGAACGTGGACGGGCTGCATCAGCTCGCCGGAGTGCCCGCACGCAAGGTCCTCGAACTGCACGGCACCGTACGGGCGGTCGTCTGCACCCGCTGTCATGCGCGGTCGTCCATGGCGGAGGCTCTGGAGCGGGTGGCCGCGGGCGAGCCCGATCCGGCGTGTCCGGTGTGCGGCGGGATTCTGAAGTCGGCGACGGTGATGTTCGGCGAGCGGCTGGATCCGCAGGTGCTCGGCACGGCCCTGGGTGTGGCGAAGGCGGCCGAGGTCTTCCTTGCCGTCGGCAGCACGCTCCAGGTACAGCCCGCCGCCTCGCTCGCCGGGGTGGCGGCCGACCACGGCGCCCGGCTGATCATCGTCAACTCCGAGCCGACCCCATACGACGACCGCGCCGACGAGGTGATCCGCGAGCCGATCGGCACGGCCCTGCCGAGACTGCTGGAGGGGCTGACGGCGGGCCGCTGA
- a CDS encoding nitrilase-related carbon-nitrogen hydrolase, with translation MADVVRAALVQATWTGDTESMIAKHEEYARAAAAQGAKVIGFQEVFNAPYFCQVQEPEHYRWAEPVPDGPTVRRMQDLARETGMVIVVPVFEVEQSGFYYNTAAVIDADGTFLGAYRKHHIPQVKGFWEKYYFKPGNIGWPVFDTAVGKVGVYICYDRHFPEGWRQLGLNGAQLVYNPSATSRGLSAYLWQLEQPAAAVANEYFIAAINRVGVEEYGDNDFYGTSYFVDPRGQFVGELASDSKEELVIRDLDFSLIDEVRQQWAFYRDRRPDAYDGLVQP, from the coding sequence ATGGCCGATGTTGTGCGTGCCGCACTGGTCCAGGCCACCTGGACCGGCGACACCGAATCGATGATCGCGAAGCATGAGGAGTACGCCAGAGCGGCGGCCGCGCAGGGCGCGAAGGTGATCGGCTTCCAGGAGGTCTTCAACGCTCCGTACTTCTGCCAGGTGCAGGAGCCCGAGCACTACCGCTGGGCCGAGCCGGTGCCCGACGGCCCGACCGTCCGGCGGATGCAGGACCTGGCCCGCGAGACCGGCATGGTCATCGTCGTCCCCGTCTTCGAGGTCGAACAGTCCGGCTTCTACTACAACACCGCCGCCGTCATCGACGCCGACGGCACCTTCCTGGGCGCCTATCGCAAGCACCACATTCCGCAGGTCAAGGGCTTCTGGGAGAAGTACTACTTCAAGCCGGGCAACATCGGCTGGCCGGTCTTCGACACCGCCGTCGGCAAGGTCGGCGTCTACATCTGCTACGACCGCCACTTCCCGGAGGGCTGGCGGCAGCTGGGCCTCAACGGCGCCCAGCTGGTCTACAACCCCTCCGCCACCTCCCGCGGCCTGTCCGCCTACCTGTGGCAGCTGGAGCAGCCCGCGGCCGCGGTCGCCAACGAGTACTTCATCGCGGCGATCAACCGGGTCGGCGTCGAGGAGTACGGCGACAACGACTTCTACGGCACCAGCTACTTCGTCGACCCCCGGGGACAGTTCGTCGGCGAGCTCGCCAGTGACTCCAAGGAGGAACTGGTCATCCGCGACCTCGACTTCTCCCTGATCGACGAGGTCCGCCAGCAGTGGGCCTTCTACCGCGACCGCCGCCCCGACGCGTACGACGGGCTGGTGCAGCCGTGA
- a CDS encoding TIGR03842 family LLM class F420-dependent oxidoreductase, with product MDFGLVLQADPPASAVVSLMRRAERNGFRYGWTFDSAVLWQEPFVIYSRILDHTERLIVGPMVTNPSTRTPEVTASTFATLNEMYGNRTVCGIGRGDSAMRVAGRPPNTLARLGEAIGVIRDLAEGRAADVGGHRVQIPWITNGKLPVWMGAYGPKALAMAGELADGFILQLADPFLTEWMVKAVRQAAADAGRDPAEVTICVAAPAYVGDDLDHARAQCRWFGGMVGNHVADLVARYGERSGLVPEELTEYIKAREGYDYAQHGRAGSPHADFVPDAVIDRFCLLGPVAAHRERLEQLKALGVDQFAVYAMHDAKESTIDAYGTELIPAFA from the coding sequence GTGGATTTCGGACTCGTTCTGCAGGCCGACCCGCCCGCTTCCGCCGTCGTCTCCCTGATGCGCCGGGCCGAGCGCAACGGCTTCCGTTACGGCTGGACCTTCGACTCGGCCGTCCTGTGGCAGGAGCCGTTCGTCATCTACAGCCGCATCCTGGACCACACCGAGCGGCTGATCGTCGGCCCGATGGTCACCAACCCCTCCACCCGCACCCCCGAGGTCACCGCCTCCACCTTCGCCACCCTCAACGAGATGTACGGCAACCGCACCGTCTGCGGCATCGGCCGCGGCGACTCCGCGATGCGGGTGGCCGGGCGGCCGCCCAACACCCTGGCCCGGCTGGGCGAGGCGATCGGCGTCATCCGCGACCTCGCCGAGGGACGGGCGGCGGACGTCGGCGGCCACCGGGTCCAGATCCCCTGGATCACGAACGGCAAGCTGCCGGTCTGGATGGGCGCCTACGGTCCCAAGGCCCTCGCGATGGCGGGCGAGCTGGCGGACGGCTTCATCCTCCAGCTCGCCGACCCCTTCCTCACCGAGTGGATGGTCAAGGCCGTACGGCAGGCCGCGGCGGATGCCGGACGCGACCCGGCCGAGGTCACCATCTGCGTCGCCGCACCCGCGTATGTGGGCGACGACCTCGACCACGCCCGCGCGCAGTGCCGCTGGTTCGGCGGCATGGTCGGCAACCACGTCGCCGACCTCGTCGCACGCTACGGCGAGCGCTCCGGGCTGGTCCCGGAGGAGCTGACCGAATACATCAAGGCCCGTGAGGGCTACGACTACGCCCAGCACGGCCGGGCCGGCAGCCCGCACGCCGACTTCGTCCCGGACGCCGTCATCGACCGCTTCTGCCTGCTCGGCCCGGTCGCCGCGCACCGCGAGCGGCTGGAACAGCTCAAGGCGCTGGGCGTGGACCAGTTCGCGGTCTACGCCATGCACGACGCCAAGGAATCCACCATCGACGCCTACGGAACAGAGCTGATTCCCGCGTTCGCCTGA